From Trichoplusia ni isolate ovarian cell line Hi5 chromosome 11, tn1, whole genome shotgun sequence, the proteins below share one genomic window:
- the LOC113498558 gene encoding protein alan shepard isoform X6, protein MASAGAQYRGGAQQWAAAYAPQPCRYPPPQPQSYAAAPSPYTQHQYTGAGMGGGCGGTGGRVPTAASPANTASSSSSNTGSAGGTRSTSLSTAPPPPASSASTTGALGEQLSRTNLYIRGLSQNTTDKDLVSMCQMYGNIISTKAILDKNTNKCKGYGFVDFETIASAEAAVKGLQAKGVQAQMAKVGIWFLRRLNRIWRASSSPITPGHLQQQEQDPTNLYMANLPPHFKENDVDQLLAKFGQVVSTRILRDTHGQSKGVGFARMESREKCEQIIQMFNGNPIPGAKEPLLVKFADGGNKKKALYNKQDNNGRAWRDNNESITQVCLNLQAAMAVSGVYASGVGGAGAGGDCAGVYRGGGSVYGVAAFHHHPQLHHHHHAAHPAAWLAPYAALIPPAHPAHHAAHPTHPHIPIDAVPSQYVNWDSLRPENELYYFTSHPYQYFAGPTPPIIQMPMESEHASTAASPDEAYQPYPPPK, encoded by the exons TATACGGGCGCTGGCATGGGCGGCGGGTGCGGCGGCACGGGCGGGCGCGTGCCCACGGCGGCGTCGCCCGCCAACACGGCGTCCTCGTCGTCGTCCAACACGGGCTCGGCGGGCGGCACGCGCTCCACCAGCCTGAGcacggcgccgccgccgccggcctcCTCCGCCTCCACCACGGGCGCGTTGGGCGAGCAGCTCAGCCGCACCAACCTCTACATCCGAGGCCTCAGCCAGAACACCACCGATAAGGACCTCGTTTCCATGTGCCAGAT GTATGGCAACATTATTTCAACTAAAGCAATATTGgataaaaatacgaataaatgTAAAG GTTACGGTTTTGTAGATTTTGAAACAATCGCATCGGCGGAGGCTGCTGTTAAAGGATTACAAGCCAAAGGTGTTCAGGCCCAGATGGCTAAAGTGGGTATCTGGTTCCTGCGTAGACTGAACCGT ATTTGGAGAGCAAGTTCTTCACCTATTACTCCGGGGCATTTACAGCAACAAGAGCAGGACCCAACCAACCTGTACATGGCGAACCTGCCGCCGCACTTCAAGGAGAATGATGTGGACCAACTGCTCGCCAAGTTCGGGCAGGTCGTATCCACGCGGATCCTGCGCGACACCCATGGCCAAAGCAAAGGCGTCGGCTTTGCCCGGATGGAGTCCAGGGAGAAGTGCGAGCAGATCATTCAA ATGTTCAACGGTAACCCGATCCCGGGTGCTAAGGAGCCTCTACTAGTTAAGTTTGCCGACGGCGGCAACAAGAAAAAGGCGCTTTACAACAAACAAGACAACAACGGAAGGGCATGGCGGGACAACAACGAGTCCATTACCCAGGTA TGCTTGAATTTGCAGGCCGCCATGGCTGTGAGCGGCGTGTACGCCAGCGGCGTGGGCGGCGCGGGAGCTGGCGGTGACTGCGCCGGCGTGTACcgcggcggcggcagcgtgTATGGCGTGGCGGCCTTCCACCACCACCCGCAGCTACACCACCACCACCACGCCGCGCACCCGGCCGCTTGGCTCGCGCCCTACGCCGCGCTCATCCCGCCCGCGCACCCCGCGCACCACGCGGCGCACCCTACGCACCCCCATATACCCATCGACGCTGTGCCTAGCCAATAC GTAAACTGGGACAGCTTAAGGCCGGAAAATGAGTTATAC TATTTCACGTCGCACCCGTATCAGTACTTCGCGGGTCCCACCCCGCCGATCATCCAGATGCCGATGGAGAGCGAGCACGCGTCCACGGCGGCGTCGCCCGACGAGGCCTACCAGCCGTACCCGCCTCCCAAGTAG
- the LOC113498558 gene encoding protein alan shepard isoform X7, with product MASAGAQYRGGAQQWAAAYAPQPCRYPPPQPQSYAAAPSPYTQHQYTGAGMGGGCGGTGGRVPTAASPANTASSSSSNTGSAGGTRSTSLSTAPPPPASSASTTGALGEQLSRTNLYIRGLSQNTTDKDLVSMCQMYGNIISTKAILDKNTNKCKGYGFVDFETIASAEAAVKGLQAKGVQAQMAKIWRASSSPITPGHLQQQEQDPTNLYMANLPPHFKENDVDQLLAKFGQVVSTRILRDTHGQSKGVGFARMESREKCEQIIQMFNGNPIPGAKEPLLVKFADGGNKKKALYNKQDNNGRAWRDNNESITQVCLNLQAAMAVSGVYASGVGGAGAGGDCAGVYRGGGSVYGVAAFHHHPQLHHHHHAAHPAAWLAPYAALIPPAHPAHHAAHPTHPHIPIDAVPSQYVNWDSLRPENELYYFTSHPYQYFAGPTPPIIQMPMESEHASTAASPDEAYQPYPPPK from the exons TATACGGGCGCTGGCATGGGCGGCGGGTGCGGCGGCACGGGCGGGCGCGTGCCCACGGCGGCGTCGCCCGCCAACACGGCGTCCTCGTCGTCGTCCAACACGGGCTCGGCGGGCGGCACGCGCTCCACCAGCCTGAGcacggcgccgccgccgccggcctcCTCCGCCTCCACCACGGGCGCGTTGGGCGAGCAGCTCAGCCGCACCAACCTCTACATCCGAGGCCTCAGCCAGAACACCACCGATAAGGACCTCGTTTCCATGTGCCAGAT GTATGGCAACATTATTTCAACTAAAGCAATATTGgataaaaatacgaataaatgTAAAG GTTACGGTTTTGTAGATTTTGAAACAATCGCATCGGCGGAGGCTGCTGTTAAAGGATTACAAGCCAAAGGTGTTCAGGCCCAGATGGCTAAA ATTTGGAGAGCAAGTTCTTCACCTATTACTCCGGGGCATTTACAGCAACAAGAGCAGGACCCAACCAACCTGTACATGGCGAACCTGCCGCCGCACTTCAAGGAGAATGATGTGGACCAACTGCTCGCCAAGTTCGGGCAGGTCGTATCCACGCGGATCCTGCGCGACACCCATGGCCAAAGCAAAGGCGTCGGCTTTGCCCGGATGGAGTCCAGGGAGAAGTGCGAGCAGATCATTCAA ATGTTCAACGGTAACCCGATCCCGGGTGCTAAGGAGCCTCTACTAGTTAAGTTTGCCGACGGCGGCAACAAGAAAAAGGCGCTTTACAACAAACAAGACAACAACGGAAGGGCATGGCGGGACAACAACGAGTCCATTACCCAGGTA TGCTTGAATTTGCAGGCCGCCATGGCTGTGAGCGGCGTGTACGCCAGCGGCGTGGGCGGCGCGGGAGCTGGCGGTGACTGCGCCGGCGTGTACcgcggcggcggcagcgtgTATGGCGTGGCGGCCTTCCACCACCACCCGCAGCTACACCACCACCACCACGCCGCGCACCCGGCCGCTTGGCTCGCGCCCTACGCCGCGCTCATCCCGCCCGCGCACCCCGCGCACCACGCGGCGCACCCTACGCACCCCCATATACCCATCGACGCTGTGCCTAGCCAATAC GTAAACTGGGACAGCTTAAGGCCGGAAAATGAGTTATAC TATTTCACGTCGCACCCGTATCAGTACTTCGCGGGTCCCACCCCGCCGATCATCCAGATGCCGATGGAGAGCGAGCACGCGTCCACGGCGGCGTCGCCCGACGAGGCCTACCAGCCGTACCCGCCTCCCAAGTAG
- the LOC113498558 gene encoding protein alan shepard isoform X8, with the protein MASAGAQYRGGAQQWAAAYAPQPCRYPPPQPQSYAAAPSPYTQHQYTGAGMGGGCGGTGGRVPTAASPANTASSSSSNTGSAGGTRSTSLSTAPPPPASSASTTGALGEQLSRTNLYIRGLSQNTTDKDLVSMCQMYGNIISTKAILDKNTNKCKGYGFVDFETIASAEAAVKGLQAKGVQAQMAKQQEQDPTNLYMANLPPHFKENDVDQLLAKFGQVVSTRILRDTHGQSKGVGFARMESREKCEQIIQMFNGNPIPGAKEPLLVKFADGGNKKKALYNKQDNNGRAWRDNNESITQVCLNLQAAMAVSGVYASGVGGAGAGGDCAGVYRGGGSVYGVAAFHHHPQLHHHHHAAHPAAWLAPYAALIPPAHPAHHAAHPTHPHIPIDAVPSQYVNWDSLRPENELYYFTSHPYQYFAGPTPPIIQMPMESEHASTAASPDEAYQPYPPPK; encoded by the exons TATACGGGCGCTGGCATGGGCGGCGGGTGCGGCGGCACGGGCGGGCGCGTGCCCACGGCGGCGTCGCCCGCCAACACGGCGTCCTCGTCGTCGTCCAACACGGGCTCGGCGGGCGGCACGCGCTCCACCAGCCTGAGcacggcgccgccgccgccggcctcCTCCGCCTCCACCACGGGCGCGTTGGGCGAGCAGCTCAGCCGCACCAACCTCTACATCCGAGGCCTCAGCCAGAACACCACCGATAAGGACCTCGTTTCCATGTGCCAGAT GTATGGCAACATTATTTCAACTAAAGCAATATTGgataaaaatacgaataaatgTAAAG GTTACGGTTTTGTAGATTTTGAAACAATCGCATCGGCGGAGGCTGCTGTTAAAGGATTACAAGCCAAAGGTGTTCAGGCCCAGATGGCTAAA CAACAAGAGCAGGACCCAACCAACCTGTACATGGCGAACCTGCCGCCGCACTTCAAGGAGAATGATGTGGACCAACTGCTCGCCAAGTTCGGGCAGGTCGTATCCACGCGGATCCTGCGCGACACCCATGGCCAAAGCAAAGGCGTCGGCTTTGCCCGGATGGAGTCCAGGGAGAAGTGCGAGCAGATCATTCAA ATGTTCAACGGTAACCCGATCCCGGGTGCTAAGGAGCCTCTACTAGTTAAGTTTGCCGACGGCGGCAACAAGAAAAAGGCGCTTTACAACAAACAAGACAACAACGGAAGGGCATGGCGGGACAACAACGAGTCCATTACCCAGGTA TGCTTGAATTTGCAGGCCGCCATGGCTGTGAGCGGCGTGTACGCCAGCGGCGTGGGCGGCGCGGGAGCTGGCGGTGACTGCGCCGGCGTGTACcgcggcggcggcagcgtgTATGGCGTGGCGGCCTTCCACCACCACCCGCAGCTACACCACCACCACCACGCCGCGCACCCGGCCGCTTGGCTCGCGCCCTACGCCGCGCTCATCCCGCCCGCGCACCCCGCGCACCACGCGGCGCACCCTACGCACCCCCATATACCCATCGACGCTGTGCCTAGCCAATAC GTAAACTGGGACAGCTTAAGGCCGGAAAATGAGTTATAC TATTTCACGTCGCACCCGTATCAGTACTTCGCGGGTCCCACCCCGCCGATCATCCAGATGCCGATGGAGAGCGAGCACGCGTCCACGGCGGCGTCGCCCGACGAGGCCTACCAGCCGTACCCGCCTCCCAAGTAG
- the LOC113498558 gene encoding protein alan shepard isoform X9: MASAGAQYRGGAQQWAAAYAPQPCRYPPPQPQSYAAAPSPYTQHQYTGAGMGGGCGGTGGRVPTAASPANTASSSSSNTGSAGGTRSTSLSTAPPPPASSASTTGALGEQLSRTNLYIRGLSQNTTDKDLVSMCQMYGNIISTKAILDKNTNKCKGYGFVDFETIASAEAAVKGLQAKGVQAQMAKQQEQDPTNLYMANLPPHFKENDVDQLLAKFGQVVSTRILRDTHGQSKGVGFARMESREKCEQIIQMFNGNPIPGAKEPLLVKFADGGNKKKALYNKQDNNGRAWRDNNESITQCLNLQAAMAVSGVYASGVGGAGAGGDCAGVYRGGGSVYGVAAFHHHPQLHHHHHAAHPAAWLAPYAALIPPAHPAHHAAHPTHPHIPIDAVPSQYVNWDSLRPENELYYFTSHPYQYFAGPTPPIIQMPMESEHASTAASPDEAYQPYPPPK; the protein is encoded by the exons TATACGGGCGCTGGCATGGGCGGCGGGTGCGGCGGCACGGGCGGGCGCGTGCCCACGGCGGCGTCGCCCGCCAACACGGCGTCCTCGTCGTCGTCCAACACGGGCTCGGCGGGCGGCACGCGCTCCACCAGCCTGAGcacggcgccgccgccgccggcctcCTCCGCCTCCACCACGGGCGCGTTGGGCGAGCAGCTCAGCCGCACCAACCTCTACATCCGAGGCCTCAGCCAGAACACCACCGATAAGGACCTCGTTTCCATGTGCCAGAT GTATGGCAACATTATTTCAACTAAAGCAATATTGgataaaaatacgaataaatgTAAAG GTTACGGTTTTGTAGATTTTGAAACAATCGCATCGGCGGAGGCTGCTGTTAAAGGATTACAAGCCAAAGGTGTTCAGGCCCAGATGGCTAAA CAACAAGAGCAGGACCCAACCAACCTGTACATGGCGAACCTGCCGCCGCACTTCAAGGAGAATGATGTGGACCAACTGCTCGCCAAGTTCGGGCAGGTCGTATCCACGCGGATCCTGCGCGACACCCATGGCCAAAGCAAAGGCGTCGGCTTTGCCCGGATGGAGTCCAGGGAGAAGTGCGAGCAGATCATTCAA ATGTTCAACGGTAACCCGATCCCGGGTGCTAAGGAGCCTCTACTAGTTAAGTTTGCCGACGGCGGCAACAAGAAAAAGGCGCTTTACAACAAACAAGACAACAACGGAAGGGCATGGCGGGACAACAACGAGTCCATTACCCAG TGCTTGAATTTGCAGGCCGCCATGGCTGTGAGCGGCGTGTACGCCAGCGGCGTGGGCGGCGCGGGAGCTGGCGGTGACTGCGCCGGCGTGTACcgcggcggcggcagcgtgTATGGCGTGGCGGCCTTCCACCACCACCCGCAGCTACACCACCACCACCACGCCGCGCACCCGGCCGCTTGGCTCGCGCCCTACGCCGCGCTCATCCCGCCCGCGCACCCCGCGCACCACGCGGCGCACCCTACGCACCCCCATATACCCATCGACGCTGTGCCTAGCCAATAC GTAAACTGGGACAGCTTAAGGCCGGAAAATGAGTTATAC TATTTCACGTCGCACCCGTATCAGTACTTCGCGGGTCCCACCCCGCCGATCATCCAGATGCCGATGGAGAGCGAGCACGCGTCCACGGCGGCGTCGCCCGACGAGGCCTACCAGCCGTACCCGCCTCCCAAGTAG
- the LOC113498561 gene encoding ribosome biogenesis protein WDR12 homolog, protein MSAEIAEVQLQVRFITKQEQYAVPDSPYAIQSNVQSSDLNTLINALLKETNPSIEKTVEFDFLTCGELLCTSLAEHLQDKGVSTEDTLEIEYLERFPAPAPQDCLMHDDWVSTVHAHSNWILSGCYDNSIHIWSTKGQHKLAIPGHTSPVKAVSWVSFNGDQAVFASGSHDQSAMLWVWNVTRNSVDCVVTCRGHEKGVECLAVSADGNRFATGSWDNNVCLWSTSLSDEDNVPAKKRSKPELGNTREPLTILKGHREAVSGVQWMDFNTVLSSGWDHLLKLWDCELGGLKQEVAGNKAFFDVDWSPLNNSMITASADRHIRLYDPRSTDSIVKTTFTSHTGWVQSVRWSKTRDTLFLSAGYDGQVKLWETRSPRTPLYDLSGHEDKVLCCDWSNPALLVSGSSDNTLRIFKAKHYEST, encoded by the exons ATGTCTGCAGAAATAGCAGAGGTCCAGCTTCAAGTGCGGTTTATAACCAAACAAGAACA GTATGCCGTACCAGACAGTCCCTATGCTATCCAGAGTAACGTCCAATCTTCAGACTTGAACACATTGATAAATGCGCTGTTAAAAGAAACGAATCCATCAATAGAGAAAACAGTTGAGTTCGACTTTTTGACATGTGGGGAGTTGTTGTGTACGTCTCTGGCCGAGCATTTGCAGGACAAAGGAGTTTCTACAGAAGATACGTTAGAAATAGAATATCTGGAAAGGTTTCCAGCACCGGCACCACAAGACTGTTTGATGCATGATGACTGGGTGTCCACTGTACACGCACATTCCAACTG GATCCTGTCTGGTTGCTATGACAACAGCATTCACATTTGGAGTACTAAGGGACAGCACAAACTTGCCATTCCTGGCCACACATCTCCAGTTAAAGCTGTCTCCTGGGTTTCCTTTAATGGTGATCAAGCAGTCTTCGCCAG TGGCTCCCATGACCAATCAGCAATGTTATGGGTGTGGAATGTTACAAGGAACTCAGTAGACTGTGTGGTGACATGTCGTGGTCACGAGAAAGGAGTTGAATGTCTTGCAGTATCAGCTGATGGTAACCGCTTTGCAACTGGCAGTTGGGACAACAATGTGTGCCTGTGGAGTACCA gTTTATCTGATGAAGACAATGTCCCAGCAAAGAAAAGAAGTAAACCAGAACTTGGAAATACTAGG GAGCCTTTGACAATATTAAAAGGCCATCGAGAAGCAGTTTCTGGTGTGCAGTGGATGGATTTCAACACAGTGCTCTCAAGTGGTTGGGATCACTTGCTGAAGCTGTGGGATTGTGAACTTGGAGGCCTCAAACAGGAGGTAGCAG GCAACAAAGCATTTTTTGACGTGGACTGGTCGCCGCTAAACAACAGTATGATAACAGCATCTGCAGACAGACACATTCGTCTCTACGACCCAAGATCTACAG ACAGCATCGTGAAGACCACATTCACGTCACACACGGGTTGGGTGCAATCGGTGCGCTGGTCCAAGACGAGAGACACATTGTTCCTCTCTGCCGGCTACGATGGACAAGTCAAGCTCTGGGAGACCAGAAG tcCCCGAACCCCGCTGTACGACTTGAGCGGTCACGAAGACAAAGTGCTGTGCTGTGATTGGTCGAACCCTGCGCTGCTCGTCAGTGGCTCCAGCGACAACACCCTCAGAATATTCAAAGCGAAACACTACGAGAGCACGTGA